accaaaccctagccacttcacttcACTCCCCTCTACCCCCCATGCTCCTGTCCGGCGATCTCTTACCTTCTCCAGCATGGCGGGTAGTGGATCTGAGTCCTACACCTTCAGATCCATCGACCCCGAGCTCATCCCACGCGACCCTCGAGGAGGAGATTGCCGTCTGGCCTGCGCTTCACCACTCTCGGGAGGAGGCCCGTGCGAGGTAACACTCGGACTCCTTCCGTCGAGAATACATTGCGTTCGCCCAAATGGCACATGGATCCCATGCTAGATGTGCCATCGCTGCCTCACTGGAGGCGTTGCAGACCGTCTGCGTCCGACTGCGATGGCCGACGCGCAAACCTTCTGTTGGCATGCCGAGGCCATGGACGCACCATGGGCGTCGTCCGACGCAAACATGGCGTGGCGTGCCCGCCAAGCGAGGCAGTGGGCGCGGGAGGCGACGGCAGTCCTCGCGGCAGTGGACGTCGACGAGGTGGAGTCGCATTCTCCGACGCCCCGTATGGTGCACCGGTTCGGGCGCCGCAACCGTGTCATGATGGATGTCATCGGCTCATCTCAAGACGGATCCATCATCGACCTGGCATCCATCGGCACCGTTCGGGTTCCGGGCtctgacgaggaagagtagggcatgggagatggCGCCTTGAGTCCTGTGAGCCGGCTCGTGTGCCATGCCCTACGCTAACTTGTCAGCGACCGGACCAACACTCTTGCGAACGCAGCCGGCGGCCGGACATGGGCATGGCGGAGCCGGACGAGCCCCTCTTAAAGATCAGTTtatgttgcatgtaataatatggatttgaggtttcTAATTTGAGGTATCCGGATGTAGAATGAAATATTTGAGGCGTGACCGGTCACTGCCCGCGGATGCGCTGGCGTTTAAGGGGTTGGATTTTCCAAGTTCGGATGTAGATACTCTTACTCCTTCGCACTCTAATAAAACGAAAAAAAAGAAGCGGAGCAGTAGCACGCGCGGGAAAGGACGAGAAGCGGCGACGTAAGGGAGATTGCGGGTCcacgttagagcatctctagcagattctGCAAACCGGGCCATCCGGCAAAATAACCGCCGGTTCGGGGACGAAGGCCGTTTTGCCGGTCTGGATAGATCCCGCAAATTCGGCCGTCCCGATTTTTTTTGTGGGATACTGAATCCACGGGATCATTTCCTTCATATCTACGGGATTTGAGCTCTTTTTTACAGGACTGAAAACATGGAAACGGTTGGCGGAATAGAACTTCCAGCTCCCGCCACGGTCTTCCCCAAGCGCGATCTCGCTGGAACGCGTTGATGCCGGCAACCACTAGACCCTAGCTACCGCCCCGCGAGTTGTCGCCGCCCCGTGAGTTGCGACCGTGGgctactctagctagctagctgccgccgccgccctatgAACTACGACCGTGGGCTACTCTAgctagctagccgccgccgccgctagctaGCTGTTGCTGCCTGCTCCTCGCGTCCGTCCCCGCGCTCCTCATCTTGCTCCACGGCGTCGTCGTCATCGGCAAGACGTGTGCTCCTTCTCGCGCTGCGGCACCTCCGCCGCTGCTCCTGTCTCGTCTGCGGATGGGAAGATGTGGCGAGGAAGATGAACCCAATTATAATTTAGCAGATGTTTTTGGAGGGTTTATATAATTTTGCTGGAACCATTGAATATTTTTACGGGATCTTAACTATCAGAGCAAAAGTCATACCCCAAAAAGGTAGAGATGCTCTGACCTCCTATCGCCGCCAGAACCCCGACCATCCTCCCCCTCTCTAGATGATAAAGTTGCTGATCTAACGGCCCAGAGAAAAGTGGCCAGCCTGTTAAGCGTTGCCTTCCCTATTTCACCCCGCTCGCGGCGCCGCCCCTCACGAACCTAACTTTTCTAAACCCTACTCCATCCTCTTTGCGACCCTCTACTGGTCTCCCCGATGGATCCACAGCAGCCGGAACCCGTCAGCTATCTGTGCGgaggtgatctctctctctctctctctctctctctctctctctctctctctctcgtttattTTTCGCCCAGATGTTACGCGCCCTGCGTTGATTCGATTTGtcgaccacgaacagaagcacggcGTTGTGCCGATCTGACTTGCCTGTGCCTCTCACAATTATCATTGAGCTCCCCGTTGGATTTCTCGTATAGATAATTTGATTCCCCCTTCATATTTTCAACGATTATGTGTATGCGTTCCTACAGATTGCGGAGCTGAGAACACGCTGAAGACAGGGGATGTGATCCAGTGCCGTGAGTGTGGCTACCGCATCCTCTACAAGAAGCGCACCCGCAGGAGTATGGCCCCTTCTCTTTATTCACTCCACCCATTCTTAATCTGTCTGATAGGTTATAAATTGCTTGTGCCTTGTGCTGTTGACATGTCCTTCTTGATCTAGTTGAGCCAGTGAACATAGTTCCCTGACTACCACCTCAAACAAACACACAAAATCATTACTGTGCAATTACGTTTAGAAAACAAGATATAATATGCATCTGAAACATTGAAATTCAGTTTCAGTAAACCTGGAAGTGTTCACAATCCTCCTTTAGCGGTGGAAATAGTTGGTCACCACATGTCCATCATTGTAATCTCCCGCTGTATAGTTACTAATGCACAGTGGATCTAAGTATGTGCCAGTTCTAGGTGATCTGGAAGTGCTTATAAGCTGTCTACATGCTTCCATTTACTTGTGCATTAGTTTCTGATTTgctcaaggagaatgaagatccaTATGGAAATAGGAAGTTTAAAAAGTCTACATAACCTCTTGAATCTTGGGAAAAAGCTGCATAACTCCAATAAATTGGAAACCTCATTTTCTATCCCAAAATTGCTTGCAAACACAATTTCTGGGGTAAAATATATGGTTTGAAGTTATGAGGTTATGCAGATTTTTCACCAATATTCAAGTGGTTATCTAGATTTTTTTAGAAACTATGGAACATATATCATTGAAGGTACTCTTCGACCAATCTTACTTTATTTAGGACAATTTATTATACTAATGCACATTGGATGCAAGTATGTGCCAGGTGTATATGGTCACTCAAGTGTATATGTACCTTGTGCATGCTTCCATTTTCTCCTGCAATAGTTTGTCACTTACTCAAGCTAGAGTTAAAAACAAGAGTTAAATGTACTGGAGGTCCTAAAAGTTTCATCAAGGTGTCACTTTAGTCCTAATTCTTTCAAAATGCATCTTTAGATCCTAATTCTTTAGTAAGTGGTTCATTTGAGGTCCTTTTTTCACGAGTGCTCGTTGACCTGCCCGCGTGGCACGTTGACCCATGCCACGTCGACAGAGGGCCCAACTGGCTGGCGAGGAAAATACACTGGTGATCCTAAAAGTTTATGAGCAGTGTCACTTTAGTCCTATTATTTTTCAAAACGCACGTTTACGTCCTAATTCTATAGTAAGTAGTTCATGAGAGGTCCTTTTTCGCACGATCATTCTATAGCTTGTGGAGGAGGCAACACTGCCGACGCTACTGCAATGCTCCTCTTCGTCACTCGCTTCCTTGCCGAGGAGCTTGCTGCCCCAGCCATGGCGACGGTGtgggcatgagagagagagagagaggtgggaaaTGTCAAGAGGGGGAGGGTACAAGGGGCTTTCTCTAAAAAAAAGAACAACCACAACGGCCTCTAAGTTGACATGGCATGGGTCAATGCGTCACGCAAGCATGTCAGAGAAAGATCGTGCAAAAAAGGACCTCGCGTGAACCACTTACTATAGAATTAGGATCTAAACATGCATTTTGAAAGAAGTAGGACTAAAATGACACTGCCTAGAAACTTTTAGGACCTCCAGTGTAATTTTCTCGCCTGGtggttgggccctctgttgacgtgGCGTGGGTCAACGCGCCACACTTGCAGGGCAATGAGCGCTCATGGAAAAAGGACCTCGCATGAACCACTTACTAAAGAATGAGGACCTAAAGGTGCATTTTGAAAGAATTAGGACTAAAGTGACACCCCGATGAAACTTTTAGGACTGCCAGTGCATTTAACTCTAAAAACAATACTGAAATAGATTGTTTGGAGAAGTCTACACAACCTCTTGAACTTAGGGAATAGCCGCTTACCACCATTAAGTTTTAAACCGAACTTTCTACCTCAAGGTTTCGTGCAAACACAATTAAGAGGGTTTTTTCACCAAAGTTCacatggttttctaggcattttcatTATAATTTTGAAACATAAATGGTTGGAGATTCTCAAGGACCAATTTACGTATAACTTTGTCAACAATTACTTTAGCTGAACCATCTTTTTTGTTTATAAAATGAGAACACCAAGTCCTGATTTTTGTAATGATCATAATACTTAACTTCTGTGCCTTTCTTAAATACATGATGTGTTTGGCTCACCCACTTGTATTTAAGGTTCACAAGGAGGTATATTAATCAGATTGTTTCTATCTGTTACTTTGTTTCTATTCATAACTTCATCCACTATTGAACTTGTTAATATACTATAAA
The sequence above is a segment of the Triticum dicoccoides isolate Atlit2015 ecotype Zavitan chromosome 1A, WEW_v2.0, whole genome shotgun sequence genome. Coding sequences within it:
- the LOC119277050 gene encoding DNA-directed RNA polymerases II, IV and V subunit 12, with the translated sequence MDPQQPEPVSYLCGDCGAENTLKTGDVIQCRECGYRILYKKRTRRIVQYEAR